In Alteribacter lacisalsi, a genomic segment contains:
- the leuC gene encoding 3-isopropylmalate dehydratase large subunit, with the protein MDKKTLFEKIWEQHVVVKEDNKPNLLYIDLHMVHEVTSPQAFEGLRLAGRKVRRPDLTFATMDHNVPTVNPFVIKDEIASKQMNTLQQNCEEFGVTLADLHSDEQGIVHVIGPELGLTLPGKTIVCGDSHTSTHGAFGALAFGIGTSEVEHVLATQTLLQSKPKTMKVDFQGKKPLGLTAKDIILGLIAEHGIDFGTGYVIEYTGEAVQDMSMEERMTVCNMSIEAGARAGLIAPDETTFEYLKDRKYAPKGQKLEEALQEWNQLKTDEGAEYDHVVTFDVSSLQPQVTWGTNPSMGAGIHDYVPDPEMMENEVKKESAHQALEYMGLQPGIKITDIEIDYVFIGSCTNSRLEDLREAARVIEGHSVHSQVTALIVPGSKKVKKEAEQEGLHHVFKKAGFEWRESGCSMCLSMNPDVVPPGKRCASTSNRNFEGRQGRGARTHLVSPVLAAAAAIKGRFCDVSELASVGSVK; encoded by the coding sequence GTGGATAAAAAAACTTTGTTCGAGAAAATCTGGGAACAGCATGTCGTTGTAAAAGAAGACAATAAGCCCAACTTACTTTATATCGATCTTCATATGGTGCATGAAGTCACTTCACCTCAGGCATTTGAAGGTCTGCGCCTGGCCGGAAGAAAAGTAAGAAGACCTGATCTAACCTTTGCGACCATGGACCATAATGTGCCAACCGTAAATCCGTTTGTCATCAAAGATGAAATTGCCTCAAAGCAAATGAATACGCTGCAGCAGAATTGTGAAGAATTTGGTGTCACTCTTGCTGATTTACACAGTGACGAACAAGGTATTGTCCATGTTATTGGACCTGAACTGGGGCTCACCCTGCCGGGAAAGACAATTGTATGCGGAGACAGTCACACCTCCACTCACGGTGCCTTTGGGGCTCTGGCGTTTGGTATAGGGACTAGTGAAGTCGAGCATGTTTTAGCTACACAAACCCTCCTCCAATCAAAACCGAAAACGATGAAGGTGGATTTTCAGGGTAAAAAACCTTTAGGGTTAACAGCTAAAGACATCATCCTCGGATTGATCGCTGAACATGGCATTGATTTTGGCACTGGTTATGTGATCGAATATACAGGTGAAGCTGTCCAGGATATGAGTATGGAAGAAAGAATGACTGTTTGCAATATGTCAATTGAGGCTGGTGCAAGAGCTGGTTTAATCGCACCTGATGAAACGACCTTTGAATACCTGAAAGATCGTAAGTATGCACCAAAAGGCCAAAAACTTGAAGAAGCACTTCAGGAATGGAATCAGCTGAAAACAGATGAAGGTGCTGAGTATGACCATGTCGTGACCTTTGATGTCTCCTCTCTTCAGCCGCAGGTCACATGGGGAACAAATCCATCTATGGGAGCAGGAATTCACGATTACGTTCCGGATCCGGAAATGATGGAGAATGAGGTCAAAAAAGAATCGGCTCATCAAGCCCTGGAGTACATGGGTTTACAGCCTGGAATTAAAATCACTGATATTGAGATTGACTATGTATTTATCGGATCCTGTACGAATTCCAGACTGGAAGATTTACGTGAAGCAGCCAGGGTGATTGAAGGTCACTCTGTTCATTCACAAGTCACTGCATTAATTGTACCTGGCTCTAAAAAAGTAAAGAAGGAAGCAGAGCAGGAAGGTCTGCATCATGTATTTAAAAAAGCAGGCTTTGAATGGAGAGAATCAGGCTGCAGTATGTGCCTAAGCATGAACCCTGATGTTGTGCCTCCGGGAAAACGGTGTGCCTCCACTTCAAATCGTAATTTTGAAGGGCGTCAGGGACGAGGAGCCAGAACGCACCTGGTAAGCCCTGTATTAGCAGCGGCGGCAGCAATTAAAGGACGTTTTTGCGATGTCAGTGAATTAGCCTCTGTTGGGAGTGTGAAATAG
- the leuD gene encoding 3-isopropylmalate dehydratase small subunit, with product MEPVNQHTGIAAPLDKANVDTDQIIPKQFLKRVERTGFGQFLFYDWRYKDGGQSVNESFVLNKPEFKEASILLARDNFGCGSSREHAPWALLDYGFKVIIAPSFADIFYNNCFKNGILPIKLSESEVEALFQQAGSDPSSLSVDLEKQLVTDEAGSTYSFETDAYRKEMLLKGLDDIALTEEYDHHITAYEHEKKKIYQEIIR from the coding sequence ATGGAACCTGTCAATCAGCATACCGGAATCGCGGCTCCGCTGGATAAAGCCAATGTAGATACTGACCAGATCATTCCCAAACAGTTTTTAAAACGAGTTGAACGAACCGGATTCGGACAATTTCTGTTTTATGACTGGCGTTACAAAGATGGCGGCCAATCCGTTAATGAATCCTTTGTCTTAAATAAACCGGAATTTAAGGAGGCGAGTATATTACTCGCAAGAGATAACTTTGGCTGCGGTTCATCGCGTGAACATGCCCCTTGGGCATTACTGGATTATGGTTTTAAGGTGATCATTGCCCCTTCCTTTGCAGATATTTTCTATAATAACTGCTTTAAAAATGGGATCCTTCCTATCAAATTGTCTGAATCAGAAGTAGAAGCCTTATTTCAGCAGGCAGGAAGTGATCCTTCATCCTTATCTGTAGACTTGGAGAAGCAATTGGTAACCGATGAAGCGGGCAGCACCTATTCATTTGAAACAGATGCTTATCGAAAGGAAATGCTCTTAAAAGGTTTGGATGATATTGCATTGACCGAAGAGTACGATCATCACATTACCGCCTATGAGCATGAAAAAAAGAAAATCTACCAGGAGATCATTCGATAA
- a CDS encoding DeoR family transcriptional regulator has protein sequence MKASTDRMLTRIKSMYLFIKRKGQVTTLELVEEFGTTPRTVQRDLNVLEYNNLVTSPARGTWETTRRRIKAS, from the coding sequence TTGAAAGCTTCGACTGACCGAATGCTGACCCGAATTAAGTCCATGTACCTTTTCATTAAGCGAAAGGGGCAGGTCACCACACTGGAACTAGTTGAAGAATTCGGAACGACCCCGCGTACGGTTCAGCGGGATCTGAATGTGCTGGAATACAACAACCTCGTTACGAGTCCAGCACGGGGAACCTGGGAAACTACCCGGCGACGAATCAAAGCTTCATAA
- a CDS encoding pseudouridine synthase: MRLDKLLANTGFGSRKEVKKMLKKGGVTIDGVTVKDGKAHVDPEKEEVAVFGDVLAYREFIYLMMNKPQGVISATEDRSEQTVVSLLEEEDAILEPFPVGRLDKDTIGLMLLTNDGKLAHQLTSPKKKVRKLYTATIERPLQDEEAEKLRTGVTLDDGYETKPATVEIEGEEDTKIRIGITEGKFHQVKRMFEAVGHKVIFLKRDTIGPLKLDETLEPGTYRELTDEELAALRSVHANDDNGAASE; the protein is encoded by the coding sequence ATGAGACTTGATAAACTTCTGGCAAATACGGGCTTTGGATCCCGTAAGGAAGTAAAGAAAATGCTGAAAAAAGGCGGTGTGACCATTGACGGCGTGACTGTAAAAGACGGAAAAGCCCATGTGGATCCGGAGAAAGAAGAAGTAGCTGTCTTTGGAGATGTTCTTGCGTACAGGGAATTTATTTATCTGATGATGAATAAGCCGCAGGGTGTGATTTCGGCTACAGAAGACCGGTCGGAACAGACTGTTGTTTCCCTTCTTGAAGAAGAAGATGCAATACTCGAACCCTTTCCGGTAGGCCGCCTTGATAAAGATACAATCGGACTGATGCTTCTGACAAACGACGGAAAACTGGCCCATCAGCTCACAAGTCCAAAGAAAAAGGTCCGCAAGCTTTATACAGCCACAATTGAACGTCCCCTGCAGGATGAAGAGGCAGAGAAGCTGAGAACCGGGGTCACCCTCGATGATGGATATGAAACAAAGCCGGCAACCGTTGAGATTGAAGGAGAAGAGGACACAAAGATACGGATCGGAATTACAGAAGGAAAGTTTCATCAGGTCAAAAGGATGTTTGAAGCTGTCGGTCATAAGGTGATTTTTCTGAAGCGCGATACGATTGGGCCCCTTAAGCTGGATGAAACACTTGAGCCGGGAACCTACCGGGAACTCACAGACGAGGAACTGGCCGCCTTGAGAAGCGTTCATGCGAACGATGATAACGGGGCGGCATCGGAATAA
- the ftsW gene encoding putative lipid II flippase FtsW, with protein sequence MELEAPKKRLHIDWILVIAVALISLFGLMMVYSASYVKGYEDVGNFTHYFQRQLMWLGLSGFLFTWLMFFPYRHFRKLTPFIIIGSFILLFLVLTPLGHSVNGAQRWINAGPLRIQPSEFVKLGIIIYLAYIYSKKQGYIDNFTKGVLPPLVIVGLLFGLIMLQPDLGTATSIVVVAGLIVFCSGARIIHLFWIAALGAIAFIYYANSAVYRMNRIVGYRDPFEHSFGDGYQLVQSYIAIAHGGLTGAGFGQSVQKLFYLPEAHTDFILAIVSEELGVLGILFVLACMTVIIVRGVIIGARCRDAFGSLLAFGIVFQIAIQMVFNTGAVTGLLPITGIPFPFLSYGGSSLMVTLLSLGILANISRKTERDRAERTDRDEEALEQEETPPGVTPLRPVRQFTR encoded by the coding sequence GTGGAACTTGAAGCACCAAAAAAACGACTGCATATCGACTGGATCCTGGTCATTGCTGTGGCACTCATTTCTCTGTTCGGACTGATGATGGTGTACAGTGCCAGTTATGTTAAGGGATATGAAGACGTTGGGAATTTCACGCACTATTTTCAGCGTCAGCTCATGTGGCTCGGACTGTCAGGATTTCTGTTTACCTGGCTCATGTTTTTTCCTTACCGTCACTTCAGGAAACTGACGCCGTTTATTATTATCGGCTCTTTCATCCTGCTTTTTCTTGTCCTCACGCCTCTCGGTCACTCTGTAAACGGGGCACAGCGGTGGATTAATGCAGGGCCGCTCCGGATCCAGCCATCCGAGTTTGTAAAGCTGGGCATTATAATTTACCTTGCCTATATTTATTCAAAAAAACAGGGGTACATAGATAACTTCACCAAAGGTGTTCTCCCGCCCCTGGTCATTGTTGGTCTTCTTTTCGGTTTGATTATGCTTCAGCCGGATCTGGGAACGGCTACGTCGATCGTTGTGGTGGCCGGCCTGATCGTTTTCTGCTCCGGGGCAAGAATTATCCATCTATTCTGGATTGCGGCTCTTGGCGCTATTGCCTTCATTTATTATGCCAATTCAGCCGTATACCGGATGAACCGGATTGTCGGATACCGGGATCCGTTCGAACACAGCTTTGGTGACGGGTACCAGCTCGTCCAGTCTTATATCGCTATTGCCCACGGCGGCCTTACCGGTGCCGGTTTTGGCCAGAGCGTACAGAAACTGTTTTACCTGCCTGAAGCTCACACAGATTTCATTCTCGCAATCGTTAGTGAAGAGCTCGGTGTTCTGGGTATACTGTTTGTGCTGGCGTGTATGACAGTCATCATCGTACGTGGTGTGATCATAGGTGCCCGCTGCCGGGATGCATTTGGCAGTCTGCTTGCATTTGGTATTGTGTTTCAAATCGCCATTCAGATGGTCTTTAACACAGGAGCAGTAACGGGACTGCTGCCAATTACAGGTATTCCATTTCCGTTTCTAAGCTATGGCGGCTCTTCATTGATGGTTACCCTTTTATCATTAGGAATTTTAGCAAACATCTCACGAAAAACTGAAAGAGACCGTGCAGAGAGAACGGACCGTGATGAGGAAGCGTTGGAGCAAGAAGAGACGCCGCCCGGTGTGACACCGCTTCGGCCTGTCCGGCAGTTTACGAGATAA
- the rodA gene encoding rod shape-determining protein RodA translates to MEERKSSIQQLDFTLLFLLFVLMCISLMAIYSGTTDQYVFLDDTFFVRRQVVWFAIGVILMLGAMSIDYEMFKNFSIPLYAIGMVLLLAVHFFGVEMNGAQRWIGVGGIMFQPSEFVKIFVILALAHLLYHITQTPREKSFTEDAKVIGKILAVGGPPFFLILIQPDLGTALVIGAVMMTMILMSGVTWRMIGLLTALVAAGLGTLVILHNYFFNIFNKIIAQHQMNRIYGWLDPAGDTSGLGYQLFHALQGIGAGQLYGMGFTQGAKTQGGDIPELHTDFVFTVIGEEFGFVGATVLLIVYFLLLYRMVMIAFNCNNSYGTYLVAGVVGLLVFQIFQNIGMTIGLMPITGLALPFISYGGSALLTNMIAVGIVLNVNIRTRHYMFGEDN, encoded by the coding sequence ATGGAAGAACGTAAGTCTTCGATTCAGCAGCTTGATTTTACATTGCTTTTTCTTCTTTTTGTGCTCATGTGTATCAGCCTGATGGCGATCTACAGCGGTACAACAGATCAATACGTCTTTTTGGATGATACCTTTTTCGTCAGGCGCCAGGTTGTCTGGTTTGCCATCGGTGTCATTCTGATGCTCGGGGCCATGAGCATTGATTATGAAATGTTTAAGAACTTTTCGATTCCTCTTTACGCAATCGGGATGGTCCTGCTTCTCGCCGTTCATTTTTTCGGTGTAGAGATGAATGGTGCACAGCGCTGGATCGGCGTTGGCGGCATCATGTTTCAGCCTTCGGAATTTGTAAAGATTTTCGTTATCCTTGCTCTGGCACACCTGCTGTACCATATCACCCAGACCCCACGGGAAAAGTCGTTTACAGAAGACGCGAAGGTGATCGGTAAGATTCTGGCAGTCGGAGGACCGCCGTTTTTCCTAATCCTGATTCAGCCTGACCTTGGAACCGCACTCGTTATCGGTGCTGTCATGATGACGATGATTCTTATGAGCGGGGTTACGTGGCGGATGATCGGGCTGCTTACAGCGCTTGTGGCAGCCGGTCTTGGTACACTTGTGATCTTACACAATTACTTTTTCAACATTTTCAATAAGATTATTGCCCAGCACCAGATGAACCGTATTTACGGCTGGCTCGATCCTGCAGGGGATACCTCCGGCCTTGGCTATCAGCTGTTTCATGCCCTCCAGGGAATCGGAGCCGGCCAGCTTTATGGAATGGGGTTTACCCAGGGGGCTAAAACCCAGGGAGGGGATATCCCTGAACTTCATACCGACTTCGTTTTTACGGTAATTGGAGAGGAATTCGGCTTTGTAGGTGCTACGGTACTGCTGATCGTTTATTTCCTTCTTCTGTACCGGATGGTGATGATCGCCTTTAACTGCAACAACAGCTACGGTACGTACCTGGTCGCTGGCGTCGTCGGACTGCTTGTTTTCCAGATTTTCCAGAACATCGGCATGACGATCGGTCTGATGCCGATCACAGGACTGGCCCTGCCGTTTATCAGTTACGGCGGAAGTGCACTTCTGACAAACATGATTGCGGTAGGTATTGTACTGAATGTAAATATACGAACCCGTCACTATATGTTCGGGGAAGATAATTAA